The following proteins are co-located in the Castor canadensis chromosome 5, mCasCan1.hap1v2, whole genome shotgun sequence genome:
- the Lamp5 gene encoding lysosome-associated membrane glycoprotein 5, whose protein sequence is MDLQGRAILGAHRLRVLLMFFYTVARIMAEQEVENLSGLSTNPEKDIFVVRENGTTCLMAEFAAKFIVPYDAWASNYVDLITEQADISLTRGAEVKGHCGHNESELQVFWVDRAYALKMLFVKESHNTSMGPEATWRLSKVQFVYDSSEKTHFKDAVSAGKHTANSHHLSALVTPAGKSYECQAQQTISLASSDPQKTVTMILSAVHIQPFDIISDFVFSEEHKCPVDEREQLEETLPLVLGLILGLVIVVTLVIYHIHHKMTANQVQIPRDRSQYKHMG, encoded by the exons ATGGATCTCCAAGGAAGAGCCATTCTCGGCGCCCACAGACTTCGAGTGCTTctgatgtttttct ATACAGTGGCTCGAATCATGGCAGAACAAGAAGTGGAAAATCTTTCAGGCCTTTCCACTAACCCTGAAAAAGATATATTTGTGGTGCGGGAAAATGGGACAACATGTCTCATGGCAGAGTTTGCAGCCAAATTTATTGTACCTTATGATGCTTGGGCCAGCAATTATGTCGAT CTGATCACAGAACAGGCTGACATCTCATTGACCCGGGGAGCTGAAGTGAAGGGCCACTGTGGTCACAACGAGTCGGAGCTGCAGGTGTTCTGGGTGGATCGTGCATATGCACTGAAAATGCTGTTTGTAAAG GAAAGCCACAACACTTCCATGGGACCCGAGGCGACCTGGAGGCTGAGCAAGGTGCAGTTTGTTTATGACTCTTCTGAGAAGACCCACTTTAAAGACGCAGTCAGTG CTGGGAAGCACACAGCCAACTCGCACCACCTCTCTGCCTTGGTCACCCCAGCTGGGAAGTCCTATGAGTGTCAGGCTCAGCAGACCATTTCTCTGGCTTCCAGCGATCCACAGAAGACTGTTACCATGATCCTGTCAGCCGTTCACATCCAACCCTTTGACATCATCTCAGATTTTGTCTTCAGTGAAG AGCATAAATGTCCAGTGGATGAGCGAGAACAGTTGGAAGAAACCTTGCCCCTGGTTTTGGGACTTATCTTGGGCCTTGTCATTGTGGTAACGCTCGTAATTTACCACATCCACCACAAAATGACTGCTAATCAGGTGCAGATTCCTAGGGACAGATCCCAGTACAAGCACATGGGCTAG